From Deltaproteobacteria bacterium:
GGACTTTGCCGGCGGTACGGTGGTGCACATCAGCTCGGGTGTCTCCGCGCTGGCCGCGGCACTGGTAATGGGTAAACGCTTGGGCTTCCCACGCGAGCCCATGCCGCCGCACAATCTGCCGTTTTCGGTGGTGGGCGCGGCCATGCTCTGGGTTGGCTGGTTCGGCTTCAACGCCGGCAGCGCGCTGACCGCCGGCGCCCTCGCCACCAGCGCATTCGTCGCCACCAACACCGCCACCGCCGCCGCCACGCTGTCGTGGATGTTCGCCGAATGGGCCAAGCGCGGCAAGCCCACCGTGCTCGGTGCCGCCAGCGGCGCGGTGGCGGGGCTGGTCGCAATCACCCCCGCTTCGGGCTTCGTCGGCCCGGTCTCTTCGATCATCATCGGCGCCATCGCCGGCGTGGTGTGCTTCTCGGCCTGCAACTTGAAACTGCGCCTGGGCTACGACGACTCGCTCGACGTGGTCGGCGTCCACTGCGTCGGCGGGACCACCGGCGCGATCCTCACCGGCCTGTTCGCCTCCAAAGCCGTCAATTCAGCCGGAGCGGACGGACTGTTCTTCGGCAACCCGGGTCAGCTCGGCCTCCAGTTGCTGGCCGTGGGCGTCACCCTAGTGTACTGCTTCGTGGTCGCCCTCGTGCTGCTCAAGGTCGTCGATGCCTTGGTCGGACTGCGCGTTGTCGAAGAGGACGAGGTGGTAGGCCTGGATCTCTCGCAGCACGGCGAGACCGCCTACGAACTTTAATTCTGCCCGCCGAATGTCTTTACAGCGTCGCGGGCCTGACATAAGGAACGGGGTCGCAGTCTCCCCGGGAAGGAGTTGCCATGAAGAAGGTTGAAGCGGTAATCAAGCCGTTCAAGTTGGACGAGGTGAAGGAAGCACTCAGTGGAATCGGCATTCAGGGACTCACCGTCAGCGAGGTAAAGGGGTTCGGCCGCCAGAAGGGCCATACCGAACTCTATCGCGGCGCCGAGTACGTGGTGGACTTCTTGCCCAAGGTGAAGCTCGAGATCATCGTCAAGGACGAGCAGGTCACCCAAGTGGTCGATACCATCGAAAAGGCCGCCAAGACCGGCCGCATCGGTGACGGCAAGATCTTCGTCATGCCGATCGAGGAGGTGGTCCGCATTCGTACCGGTGAGCGAGGGAGGGATGCCATCTAGCACAGGCGGGCGCAGGCGCAGTGCGCCCCGTACGGCGATATCAACCGGCCGGCAAGGCCAGCGAAAGGACAAGTCAGGAAGGAGCGGAGGTATGACCCCGAAGGACGCGATCAAGTTGGCGAAGGAAAACAAAGCGGTGTGCTGTGATCTGAAGTTTCTCGACTTCCTCGGCATCTGGCAGCATTTCACCATGCCGATGAGCGAAGTCGATGAAGCCCTGTTCGAAGAAGGCTCGGGCTTCGACGGCTCCTCGATCCGGGGCTGGCAGCCGATTCATGCCTCCGACATGCTGGTGGTGCCCGACCCGAACACCGCGGTGATGGATCCCTTCACCAAGGACGCCACCCTCAGCCTCATCTGCAACATCGTCGATCCGATCACCAAAGAAGATTACACCCGTGATCCGCGCAACATCGCGCGCAAGGCCGAGGCCTACCTGAAGTCGAGCGGCGTCGGCGACGTCGCCTATTTCGGCCCCGAGCCCGAGTTCTTCATTTTCGACGACATTCGCTACGGCCAGAACCAGCACGCCGGCTTCTACTTCCTCGACTCGGTCGAGGGTCAGTGGAACACCGGGCGTGAGGAGAATCCCAACCTCGGTTACAAGCCGCGCTACAAAGAAGGCTACTTCCCGGTGCCACCGACCGATTCGCAACAGGACATCCGCCAGGAGATGGTGCTGGTGAT
This genomic window contains:
- a CDS encoding P-II family nitrogen regulator: MKKVEAVIKPFKLDEVKEALSGIGIQGLTVSEVKGFGRQKGHTELYRGAEYVVDFLPKVKLEIIVKDEQVTQVVDTIEKAAKTGRIGDGKIFVMPIEEVVRIRTGERGRDAI
- a CDS encoding ammonium transporter; translation: MRRQRTVMMGTAAVLAAVVAPMAALAQDGAPKIDSGDTAWMLTSSALVLMMTAPGLALFYAGLVRRKNALATIMQSFVLMAVISVQWVLYGYTLAFGPDHGHIIGGLDWLGLNGVGGDPNPDYAATIPHQCFMIYQCMFAIITPALITGAIADRMKFSAFLLFSLLWATLVYDPVAHWVWGKGGWMGTNGGMGALDFAGGTVVHISSGVSALAAALVMGKRLGFPREPMPPHNLPFSVVGAAMLWVGWFGFNAGSALTAGALATSAFVATNTATAAATLSWMFAEWAKRGKPTVLGAASGAVAGLVAITPASGFVGPVSSIIIGAIAGVVCFSACNLKLRLGYDDSLDVVGVHCVGGTTGAILTGLFASKAVNSAGADGLFFGNPGQLGLQLLAVGVTLVYCFVVALVLLKVVDALVGLRVVEEDEVVGLDLSQHGETAYEL